A section of the bacterium genome encodes:
- a CDS encoding DUF58 domain-containing protein, whose amino-acid sequence MAPRPALRFIDPEILSRLKGMELRARTVVEGFLSGLHRSPYTGFSIEFAEYRQYTPGDDPRHIDWKVFGRSDRFYVKQYEDETNLQCTILLDLSGSMAGTSGRHQPARISKFDYGRYLAASLAYFIFQQRDALGLLAYDDEIRLQIPAKFRPGHLLNLLRELETLQPGAGRGNNLRVLHQVAEGMKRKGMVILISDFFCDLPPLASAFEHMRFRGHDVIALQVLDDFELNFEFNRLTRFVGWENEPALLGMPQALREQYLRSLQTHQSELKRICGLNRIDYALLRTSQPLDFALHAYLAARSGKN is encoded by the coding sequence ATGGCGCCGCGACCGGCACTGCGCTTCATCGATCCCGAAATTTTGTCGCGCCTCAAAGGCATGGAGCTGCGGGCGCGCACGGTCGTGGAAGGCTTTCTCAGCGGCCTGCATCGCAGCCCCTACACCGGCTTCAGTATCGAATTCGCGGAGTACCGGCAGTACACGCCCGGCGATGATCCGCGCCACATTGATTGGAAAGTCTTCGGCCGCAGTGACCGCTTCTACGTCAAGCAATACGAAGACGAAACCAACTTGCAGTGCACGATCTTGCTGGATCTCTCCGGCAGCATGGCGGGCACCAGCGGCCGGCACCAACCCGCGCGGATTTCCAAGTTCGACTACGGCCGCTATCTCGCGGCGTCGCTGGCCTACTTCATTTTCCAACAGCGTGATGCGCTCGGCTTGCTGGCATATGACGATGAAATCCGGCTGCAAATTCCCGCGAAATTCCGGCCGGGCCACCTGCTCAACCTGCTGCGTGAGTTGGAAACACTGCAGCCGGGCGCCGGCCGCGGCAACAATCTGCGCGTGTTGCACCAGGTGGCCGAGGGCATGAAGCGCAAGGGCATGGTGATTTTGATCAGTGATTTCTTCTGCGACCTGCCGCCGCTCGCCAGCGCCTTCGAGCATATGCGTTTTCGCGGCCACGACGTGATTGCCCTGCAAGTCCTGGATGATTTCGAGTTGAACTTCGAGTTCAACCGCCTGACGCGCTTCGTCGGCTGGGAAAACGAACCGGCGCTGCTCGGCATGCCGCAAGCCCTGCGCGAGCAGTATCTGCGCAGCCTGCAGACGCATCAAAGCGAGTTGAAGCGCATTTGCGGACTCAACCGCATCGACTACGCGTTGTTGCGCACTTCGCAGCCGCTGGATTTTGCCCTGCATGCTTATCTGGCCGCGCGCAGCGGAAAAAACTGA
- a CDS encoding BatA domain-containing protein produces MLSFLTTPYLWLGLAAAAIPVIIHLIHRNRAETVHFAAMRFLERTPAHLLRRQKLKQILLLALRILALALLGLAFARPLLTGAQGESVLASDARSLAVVIDVSASMAAGDHLGAAVAAATEVLRQARSADQVSLIAAGATLEVLAENASPGEALAALARVQQRQSAGNLREAVQFADNLLQQSPLRQRHLHLISDLQVSNLPLGNFTLNSAAHLIPHALAPRWQNVALLAGDRVEAGGRVAYVCRVRNFAEQEQEIAVRLLPAAPSRRPLAVQRLVLAAGAEQTVHFAGAGLALGETLEGARCFEISAAADEFAGDNRFYVVPPAPQRNRVLLVQGEGSAERYLRSALELPGSGLELAASTPNTVESVLANDFAALVLAGVTGVSNGAAEKLRDYVQQGGGLIIALGSRPPGETFNHLLAELLPGRILSSAANGREHVALTDIDFAHPVFSVFRDPANGDPSSIQVTKRYQIQPQAEAVRLAGFEDGLPALLELAVGKGKVLLWASTLDLSGGNLPVRGIFVPLLHQWLDYVRRAEAQTAVTLVGQPILINGEFEAGKAITVTLPDGSRQEQTLAAPAVFTETALPGHYLFEQRGRRSWRAVNLDARESDPLALPPEDLQVRFTRPQEETQLSGVFGVSAPSAREVERQQRLWRMALWAVLGALLLEGWLASRTPR; encoded by the coding sequence ATGCTCAGCTTTCTCACCACACCCTATCTCTGGCTAGGCCTCGCCGCCGCGGCGATTCCGGTGATCATTCATCTGATTCACCGCAATCGCGCGGAGACGGTTCATTTTGCCGCCATGCGCTTTCTCGAGCGCACGCCCGCGCATTTGTTGCGCCGCCAAAAGCTGAAACAGATTCTCCTGCTCGCCCTGCGCATCCTCGCGCTGGCGCTGCTCGGCCTTGCCTTTGCGCGGCCCTTGCTCACCGGCGCGCAAGGCGAAAGCGTGCTTGCTTCCGATGCCCGCAGCCTGGCGGTGGTGATCGACGTTTCCGCGAGCATGGCTGCCGGCGATCATCTTGGCGCGGCAGTGGCGGCCGCCACCGAAGTGCTGCGTCAGGCCCGCAGCGCGGATCAAGTCAGCCTCATTGCCGCCGGCGCCACGCTCGAGGTGCTGGCTGAGAATGCCTCGCCCGGCGAAGCGCTCGCAGCGTTGGCGCGCGTGCAGCAGCGGCAATCGGCGGGCAATTTGCGCGAGGCCGTGCAATTCGCTGACAACCTGCTGCAACAATCGCCCTTGCGGCAGCGGCATCTCCATTTGATTTCGGATCTGCAGGTCAGCAATCTGCCGCTCGGCAATTTCACGTTGAACAGCGCGGCGCATCTGATTCCCCATGCCCTCGCTCCGCGCTGGCAAAACGTCGCGCTGCTGGCCGGCGACCGTGTCGAAGCGGGCGGCCGCGTTGCCTACGTGTGCCGCGTGCGCAATTTCGCGGAGCAGGAGCAGGAGATCGCAGTGCGGCTGCTGCCGGCCGCGCCCAGCCGCCGGCCGCTTGCTGTTCAGCGCCTCGTTCTCGCGGCCGGCGCCGAGCAGACGGTTCACTTTGCTGGTGCCGGCCTCGCGCTCGGCGAAACGCTGGAGGGGGCAAGGTGTTTCGAGATCAGCGCAGCGGCGGACGAGTTTGCCGGCGATAACCGCTTCTACGTCGTGCCGCCCGCGCCGCAGCGCAATCGCGTGCTGTTGGTTCAGGGAGAGGGCAGCGCCGAGCGCTATTTGCGTTCTGCCCTGGAATTGCCCGGCTCGGGCTTGGAACTTGCGGCCAGCACGCCCAATACCGTCGAATCGGTGTTGGCCAATGATTTTGCTGCCCTGGTGCTGGCCGGTGTTACGGGTGTGAGCAACGGCGCGGCGGAGAAGCTGCGGGACTATGTGCAGCAGGGCGGCGGCTTGATCATCGCGCTGGGCAGCCGGCCGCCGGGCGAGACGTTCAATCATTTGCTTGCGGAATTGCTGCCGGGCCGCATTCTTTCCTCAGCAGCAAATGGCCGCGAGCACGTGGCCTTGACCGATATCGATTTTGCGCATCCGGTGTTCAGTGTTTTTCGCGATCCCGCCAACGGCGATCCCAGCTCGATTCAAGTGACGAAGCGCTATCAGATTCAGCCCCAGGCGGAAGCCGTGCGGCTGGCTGGTTTCGAAGACGGCCTGCCGGCGCTGCTCGAGTTGGCGGTAGGCAAAGGCAAAGTGTTGTTGTGGGCCTCGACGCTTGATTTGAGCGGCGGCAATCTGCCGGTCCGGGGCATCTTTGTGCCGTTGCTGCATCAGTGGCTCGACTACGTGCGCCGCGCGGAAGCGCAAACCGCCGTCACGCTGGTCGGCCAGCCGATTTTGATCAATGGCGAATTCGAGGCCGGCAAGGCCATCACGGTGACGTTGCCGGACGGCAGCCGGCAGGAGCAAACCCTTGCCGCGCCCGCGGTGTTCACGGAAACCGCATTGCCGGGGCATTACCTATTCGAGCAGCGCGGCCGCCGAAGTTGGCGGGCCGTGAATCTTGATGCGCGCGAATCGGATCCGCTCGCCTTGCCGCCGGAAGATCTGCAGGTGCGCTTCACTCGCCCGCAGGAAGAGACACAGCTCAGTGGTGTATTCGGAGTCTCGGCACCTTCTGCCCGCGAGGTGGAGCGGCAGCAACGGCTTTGGCGCATGGCTTTGTGGGCGGTGCTCGGGGCTTTGCTTTTGGAAGGCTGGCTGGCGAGTCGCACGCCGCGCTGA
- a CDS encoding AAA family ATPase, whose product MDPHASHETFDERQLAARLQQARDAILTEIRKLIIGQDDTIELVLIALFTGGHCLITGVPGLAKTLLIRTLARILDLDFKRIQFTPDLMPADITGIDVIEEDRTSGKRVLKFIKGPLFANIILADEINRTPPKTQAALLEAMQEHHITAGGVTYRLEEPFFVLATQNPIELEGTYPLPEAQLDRFMFNLVMDYLPEEQEVEVATATTGNRNPVLQQVVKGEEVLAFQSLVRKVFVAQDVARYAVQLVRATRPATPTAPDFVKNWVNWGAGLRASQYLILGGKARALLHGRVNVAIKDIQALALPVLRHRVLTNFFAESEKVKAEDIIKRLLEIVPLPKSGL is encoded by the coding sequence ATGGACCCGCACGCCTCCCACGAGACCTTCGATGAGCGCCAGCTCGCCGCGCGGTTGCAGCAAGCGCGCGATGCCATTCTCACCGAGATTCGCAAGCTCATCATCGGCCAGGACGACACCATCGAGCTGGTGCTGATCGCCCTGTTCACCGGCGGCCATTGCCTCATCACCGGTGTGCCCGGCCTGGCCAAGACCCTGCTCATCCGCACCCTGGCGAGAATTCTCGATCTGGATTTCAAACGCATTCAATTCACGCCCGATTTGATGCCGGCGGACATCACCGGCATCGACGTGATCGAGGAAGATCGCACCTCCGGCAAGCGCGTGCTGAAATTCATCAAAGGCCCGCTGTTCGCTAACATCATTCTCGCGGACGAGATCAACCGCACGCCGCCCAAGACCCAGGCCGCGCTGCTGGAAGCGATGCAGGAACATCACATCACCGCCGGCGGCGTGACCTACCGCCTGGAAGAGCCGTTCTTCGTGCTGGCCACACAAAACCCCATCGAGCTGGAGGGCACTTATCCGCTGCCTGAAGCCCAGCTCGATCGCTTCATGTTCAACCTGGTGATGGATTATCTGCCCGAAGAGCAGGAAGTGGAAGTGGCCACCGCCACCACCGGCAATCGCAATCCCGTGTTGCAGCAGGTGGTGAAGGGCGAAGAAGTGCTGGCGTTTCAATCGCTGGTGCGCAAGGTGTTCGTCGCGCAGGACGTGGCGCGCTATGCGGTGCAGCTTGTGCGCGCGACCCGGCCGGCCACGCCCACGGCGCCGGACTTCGTGAAGAACTGGGTCAATTGGGGCGCGGGCCTGCGCGCTTCGCAGTATCTCATTTTGGGCGGCAAAGCGCGCGCGCTGCTGCATGGCCGCGTCAACGTTGCAATCAAGGATATTCAAGCGCTGGCGCTGCCGGTGCTGCGCCACCGCGTACTCACCAACTTCTTTGCAGAGTCGGAGAAGGTCAAAGCCGAGGACATCATCAAGCGGCTGCTGGAAATCGTGCCGCTGCCCAAGTCGGGATTGTGA